The DNA window TTGGAAAAGATCACCTGGTTAAGGGTACTTTTACCGAAGGGGAGATTATAGATGAAATGATCAGGAGGGGTCCGGAGACCCCTCTTAGGTTAATGGCAGGGAAGAAAAAATAAAGGAATTTGTTTTCAGCTGTAGAATTGAATAATACCATCCTTTGGGTATAATACCTAATGTAATATCAAAACTGGGAGGATACCGGCAGATGAAACAATTTATTGAAAACAGGATATTGCCCAAGGTACAGAAACCAGCCCGATACCAAGGGAATGAATGGAATTCTGTTCATAAGGACTGGGAGGCTATGCCTGTCAGGATGGTTTTTGCTTTTCCCGATGTTTACGAAGTAGGGATGTCTCACTTGGGCCTGCGCATATTGTACCATATTGTCAATAACAGGGAAGATACGCTAATGGAGCGGGTCTTTGCGCCATGGGTTGATATGGAGGAACAGTTGAGGCAGCATGGTCTGCCGCTGTTTTCTCTTGAGTCTGTTAAGCCCCTGGCTGAATTTGATGCAGTTGCTTTTACCCTTCAGTATGAGATGAGTTATACCAACCTGCTGAATATGCTGGATCTGGCAGGGATCCCCCTGAGGGCAGCACAGCGGGATGACAGTTGGCCGCTGGTTTTGGCCGGAGGGCCCACTGCATATAATCCGGAACCGCTGGCGCCGTTCATTGATGCCTTCCTATTGGGGGAAGGTGAGGAAGCCATCCATGATATTATTGGGATAATCAGAAACTGGAAGCAGGGTTCCACAACGCGAAAAAGGAGTGAACTGCTTAAAGACCTGGCCGGAGTATCGGGAGTATATGTCCCTGAGTTTTATGAAGTTAGTTATCATGATGACGGGACCATCAGAGGGGTGGTCCCTCAAGTGTCTTTCGTTCCTTCCAGGGTGACCAAGCGAGTGGTTAGAGACCTGGATAGGGTAGATTTTCCGACTAACCCAATAGTGCCTTTTATGGAGATTGTCCATGACCGGATCATGCTGGAGGTACTCAGGGGCTGCAGCAGGGGCTGCCGTTTTTGTCAGGCGGGAATGATTTATCGGCCGGTTAGGGAGAAAAGGCCGGAAACGATAATTAATCAGGCTGAGAACCTGGTTAAAAACACAGGCTATGATGAGATATCCCTGACTTCCCTGAGTACCAGCGACTATAGCTGTGTCCAGGGTGTTCTGGCTTCACTGATGGACAAGTATGGTTCGGAGGGGGTAGGGGTGTCCCTGCCGTCACTAAGGGCAGATTCCTTTTCCGTTGACCTGGCCAAAGAGGTGCAGCGGGTCAGGAAAACGAC is part of the Phosphitispora fastidiosa genome and encodes:
- a CDS encoding TIGR03960 family B12-binding radical SAM protein — protein: MKQFIENRILPKVQKPARYQGNEWNSVHKDWEAMPVRMVFAFPDVYEVGMSHLGLRILYHIVNNREDTLMERVFAPWVDMEEQLRQHGLPLFSLESVKPLAEFDAVAFTLQYEMSYTNLLNMLDLAGIPLRAAQRDDSWPLVLAGGPTAYNPEPLAPFIDAFLLGEGEEAIHDIIGIIRNWKQGSTTRKRSELLKDLAGVSGVYVPEFYEVSYHDDGTIRGVVPQVSFVPSRVTKRVVRDLDRVDFPTNPIVPFMEIVHDRIMLEVLRGCSRGCRFCQAGMIYRPVREKRPETIINQAENLVKNTGYDEISLTSLSTSDYSCVQGVLASLMDKYGSEGVGVSLPSLRADSFSVDLAKEVQRVRKTTLTFAPEAGTQRMRDVINKGVTEENLLEAVTGAFEAGWTSVKLYFMIGLPTETYEDLDGIADLAFKVVDRGRDILGNRFGRLRITVSASSFVPKPHTPFQWVAQDSMESLQEKQRYLAKKLKHRRINFNWHDARLSSIEAVFARGSRRVAAALERAWALGCKFDSWNEHFKYEVWQQAFRETGVDPEFYASREFDLDEVLPWDHIDAGVTREFLLSEYKKAFGAETTADCRHEKCTVCGVCQNLPASVDLKGAKTNAPG